The sequence below is a genomic window from Coffea arabica cultivar ET-39 chromosome 4c, Coffea Arabica ET-39 HiFi, whole genome shotgun sequence.
CGAGGAGGTTGGCCACCACGATTGGCGAGGCTCTGAATCAGCCTACGCCATTGGTGGCCATGAGGCAAACCAAGGGTCATCCCCAAGTCCACCACGTGGACTAAACACTCTCCCTCAAAGGCTTCCAATATGGAAGAATTCGCAACATAGTGGCCAAACCGTATGTACGGGCAAGTTTCATAAACAAGGCATAAAGCCTCTTCCCTTTTATCCGAATTAACATCCATGATATTCATCTTTGGTACAACATAGCCCACTGTCCCCAGTGGTTGAACCAATGCCAGCCGGTCAGCCAGTCCCTGCACGAAACAGGAGGCCACACGCTGGAAGGAAGATCCAAAAACCAATGCTTTGGCTCGAAGTTCAGATAATAGGACAGAGGCATGAGTCTTGTCCCTGCAAGCTACAGCTTCAGCACAAGAAATGAGGAGTTGGACTAATTTCATCCCATCTCCGTTATCGTCTTGATCTTCATTTCCAGCATCCTGATCAGAACCACTGATGGCCTCTTCAACAGCCTCTGCAGCAAGGTACCTTTGAGTGTAAGTCCAAATGTGATCGCGAAAATGATGCCTCGCGAGGCTGTTAACACTGTTGGTACTACTCGTACGATAAATGCCTCCACTTCCGGAGCTCGAAAAGCTGCTGGAGCGGGAGTAACTGATAGAACTGTTATCAGTAGAATCAGTACAGTTAACAGTTCTCTTCAGCCTCTTCTGGTCACCGGTCTCATCAGACAATGTAGGAATCCAGAGAAAGGATGCATTTTCCAAGATTCCCAGAAAAGGCTGGCACATTGGAGAAAATGATGTTCTGAAACCTGGATCAAAAAATCCTGCATCAGACATCTCAAAATTGCACTCATCATTATATGATTCAGCAGGGTCCAAAACACCAGGGgccatctttttcttcttcttttttttttttaatgataatTTGTGAGGACCTTGAAAGAACCATTTAACCACCAGGGCTGGTTTATATAGCAAGATACAAACTACCAATTTTTCTTGTTTCGTTAAACACAATAAAGTTTGTCAAATACTTTAATGccaaaaataatatttaaacGATTTTCTCTATTAAATATACATAGAGCAATTAGAACAAAATCCAATTAAAGTCTGTTTTGTACACATTCCTAATTTCTTGGAGCTTTATATACTCTGTACTTTGCTATCTTCTAGAATCAGGGTTCGTGATTAAtttattatataaatttttgcGACTCGAGGTTTGTGAATCCTGCAATTAAATATGGCTTTATGAAATAGTAGAAAAGAATGATGGTTCTATTTCTATTGGCTGATGAGTTTTACAATTTGCATGCTTCTTTGTACTTTCtttatttctctgttttttctttcttttttattcacttttctgTCCACTCCTCATTTGTTGATACCCTAAAATGTGATAACAATAGTAACAATACCACGAATAATTAGAATGATTCTCATTATGACATTAATTAATGATCattatgatgaaaaaaaaaaacatgagtaTGATAGCATTAGTAACAGTAATTTTGAAGGCCTAATACTTGCAATCTGGACGAAGAAAATGCAGTCTCACCTTTTTAGTTTGTATTTGCAGAATTTACATATGTTTCTCCTTTTCCTTGAAATGGAAAACACTTGATGAGATGATTGAGCATATTGGTGAGTAGCTCATCATTGGAAAGTACTCAagacttgtttcttgagttATCAATCCAATCTTACTTTTAGCATTGCTCGAATGCTATGAATGAACCCCACAATCTGAGAGAAGCTGACAAATAAAACAATGAACAtaaaaagattttgaaaatatctCATATACGAAAATCAGGGAGGCTAAGAAAATTGCTATACTACTCTTTTGCCAAATTATTCTTTCGATATTGCACCGTGATTTAACAACATTTCGATTTTGAACTCTGATTTTACCATTTATATCAGAGgcgaaaaaggaaaagaaatcgCTTTCAATACAACTTCCTaatcatacatcacatcaccccacatttttggccaaaaaaaagtACACCGTTCTTCGAGGGAATGCCTAAAATGTAACAAAAGTCGGCTCTAAATCATACTATTTCATTACAGCACTAAAATACCTGTGCATCTCCTAAACTTAAATCAGTAATTTTTGGTGGAAGGTGGGGGTTTTCTTCATTGGCAATGAAGCTTTAAACCAATGGAATAAGAGCTTCAACATTTGCTTCAAGAATCGGCATTAAAGATTTTATTCAGCCGGCCCACATTGGGGAATGAAGTAACTAGGaaacatattattattttttctgggAATCGCATAGTTACTTCCATTTCTCCTAATTTTATACACTTTCTTGATTTATAAAATACAAGGCATCTTTGTACGGTTTTGGCTTGTAGTATTTGGATATTAGCATCCATCATTAATTCCTGCCGATACAATCTTTGCAGGATATTCTTTTTCAATTCATACTCCAACTCCCAACAAGAATTCTGTTGTGTTACTTGTGTAAATTTATGCTTTATACATCTGCTTATAGCAGTCTTCAAAACTGAAGATTTTAAACAGCTTAAGCAATGATTGGTGAAGATTAAGAaacaaataactaaaaaaattaCAGGTTAATGTGACCttttttgctttatttactATAAAATAGTTGCAGAAAGCTTCATAGTTTCTAGATTGATAACAAGAAAACCCTCTTAATTAATGAGTTAATACTGAGTGCATATTGCATGTCAACATCTAGCTCCAACTCAAGTTTACACCACTTGAAACTTGAAAGCCCTTGATGGGCTGTGAGAAGGATGGCAAGGGCAATCTCTTATTTGTTCATAGAATTTAATTTTGAAGTCCCTTCTGAAGGTTACATTACCTGATCAGCAAATATTGTGACATTTCTTTAAATTGTAGTGCTGATTACTCATCAAGATCAATCTCAACTCATTTTACTCAATTTTCAAGAGCTTTCGGGGATTTGATCTCGTAAACTCCAAAGAATTAATCTTAGATATATTGACAGTGCATACACTGcaaaatttagattttaaattcaaattagaTTATAGGTCATGCATCTAATGATGAAAGTGCATATGCTATCAGTATATTGAAGATTAATCCAACGTGAGCTAATTATGCTTTACAAACTaatttcttttttgtctctttGAAGTCCAAATACTGAATCAATGCGGTTGGAAAATTGAGTTGAACAAACATGAATCCTGATTTTTGAGTTGGCTTAATTTGAAAGttgttcccccccccccccaccccctcctttctttctttcttcaagAATCATTCATAACCGAATTTGACAATGAATCCTTGCTTCCATCTTGTTAAGCTGCAGCCTACATGTTTAGTGAAAACCAATTGTCAATTGAAGTAAATTCAAAGGACTCACAGATGTCAAGAATAGAGAGTTCTGACAAATTTCATAATAGAATATTCTATCTTCTACATT
It includes:
- the LOC113738906 gene encoding GRAS family protein RAD1-like; translation: MAPGVLDPAESYNDECNFEMSDAGFFDPGFRTSFSPMCQPFLGILENASFLWIPTLSDETGDQKRLKRTVNCTDSTDNSSISYSRSSSFSSSGSGGIYRTSSTNSVNSLARHHFRDHIWTYTQRYLAAEAVEEAISGSDQDAGNEDQDDNGDGMKLVQLLISCAEAVACRDKTHASVLLSELRAKALVFGSSFQRVASCFVQGLADRLALVQPLGTVGYVVPKMNIMDVNSDKREEALCLVYETCPYIRFGHYVANSSILEAFEGECLVHVVDLGMTLGLPHGHQWRRLIQSLANRGGQPPRRLRITAVGLSVERFQVIGDELEAYAHSLGINLESSVVESNLENLKPQDIKVLDGEVLVVNSILQLHCVVKESRGALNSVLQIIHELSPKVLVLVEQDSSHNGPFFLGRFMEALHYYSAIFDSLDAMLPKYDTRRAKMEQFYFAEEIKNIVSCEGPARLERHERVDQWRRRMSRAGFQAAPIKMIAQAKQWLAKTNSCEGYTVVEEKGCLVLGWKSKPIIATSCWKC